Proteins encoded in a region of the Balaenoptera musculus isolate JJ_BM4_2016_0621 chromosome 5, mBalMus1.pri.v3, whole genome shotgun sequence genome:
- the PPID gene encoding peptidyl-prolyl cis-trans isomerase D isoform X2: MSHPSPQAKPSNPSNPRVFLDVDVGGERVGRIVLELFADIVPKTAENFRALCTGEKGIGPTTGKPLHFKGCPFHRIIKRFMIQGGDFSNQNGTGGESIYGGKFEDENFHYKHGKEGLLSMANAGRNTNGSQFFITMAPSPHLDGKRVVFGRVIKGMGVARILENVEVKGEKPAKLCVTAECGELKGGDDWGIFPKDGSGDSHPDFPEDADIDVKDVDKILLITEDLKNIGNTFFKSQNWEMAIKKYTEVLRYVEGSKAATENAGGAKLQPVALSCLLNIGACKLKLSDWQGAVDSCLEALEIDPANTKALYRRAQGWQGLKEYDQALADLKKAQEIAPEDKAIQAELRKVKQKIKAQKDKEKAAYAKMFA; this comes from the exons ATGTCGCACCCGTCCCCCCAGGCTAAGCCGTCCAACCCCAGTAACCCCCGAGTCTTCTTGGACGTGGACGTCGGAGGGGAGCGAG tgggTCGAATTGTCTTGGAATTGTTTGCAGATATTGTACCCAAAACTGCAGAAAATTTTCGTGCGTTGTGTACAGGAGAAAAAGGCATTGGACCCACCACTGGGAAACCTCTACATTTCAAAGGATGTCCTTTCCATCGAA ttaTTAAGAGATTTATGATTCAGGGTGGAGACTTCTCAAATCAGAATGGGACAGGTGGAGAAAGTATTTATGGTGGAAAATTTGAAGATGAAAATTTCCATTATAAG CACGGCAAGGAGGGGTTACTGAGCATGGCGAACGCAGGCCGCAATACAAACGGCTCTCAGTTCTTCATCACCATGGCTCCGAGCCCTCACTTGGATGGCAAACGCGTGGTGTTTGGCCGGGTGATTAAAGGAATGGGTGTGGCAAGGATTCTGGAGAACGTGGAGGTGAAAGGTGAAAAACCTGCCAAA TTGTGCGTTACTGCAGAGTGCGGAGAGCTGAAGGGAGGGGACGACTGGGGAATATTCCCCAAGGATGGATCTGGTGACAGTCATCCAGACTTCCCCGAGGATGCAGACATAGATGTAAAGGAT gtagataaaattttattaataacgGAAGACTTAAAAAACATTGGAAATACTTTTTTCAAATCCCAGAACTGGGAGATGgccattaaaaaatacacagaagttttaag GTATGTGGAAGGCTCGAAAGCTGCTACTGAGAACGCAGGCGGAGCAAAGCTGCAGCCCGTCGCTTTGAGCTGCCTGCTGAATATCGGCGCCTGCAAACTGAAGCTGTCCGATTGGCAGGGAGCAGTCGACAGCTGTTTGGAG GCCCTTGAAATAGATCCGGCAAATACCAAAGCACTGTACCGTAGAGCCCAAGGATGGCAAGGACTAAAAGAATACGACCAAGCATTg gCTGATCTTAAGAAAGCTCAGGAGATAGCACCAGAGGATAAAG CTATCCAGGCGGAATTGCGCAAAGTCAAGCAAAAGATAAAGGCacagaaagataaagagaaggcaGCTTATGCAAAAATGTTTGCTTAA